In Blastopirellula sediminis, the following proteins share a genomic window:
- a CDS encoding BlaI/MecI/CopY family transcriptional regulator yields the protein MAGASKLPALSDAQWEIMNLIWDRESCTVSDIWKILNQRRGVSRNTVQTLIVRLEEKGWLSHREEESSFVYVPTVSREESQQATVARFIQTVFDGSPEGLVLTLLQDKTVSKSEAERIRKLLKSHGKEKS from the coding sequence ATGGCAGGCGCAAGCAAGCTCCCAGCGCTCTCGGACGCACAGTGGGAGATCATGAATCTGATCTGGGATCGTGAAAGCTGCACGGTCTCGGACATCTGGAAAATCCTGAATCAGCGGCGTGGGGTCTCGCGCAATACCGTCCAGACCTTGATCGTCCGGCTCGAAGAAAAAGGGTGGCTTTCGCACCGTGAAGAAGAGTCTAGCTTCGTCTATGTTCCTACCGTTTCGCGTGAGGAATCACAGCAAGCGACCGTCGCTCGCTTCATTCAGACCGTCTTCGACGGTTCCCCGGAAGGACTTGTACTGACGCTGCTGCAAGACAAAACCGTCTCCAAGTCCGAAGCCGAGCGAATCCGTAAGCTTCTCAAGTCGCATGGCAAGGAGAAGTCGTAA